Sequence from the Fulvivirga ligni genome:
GCTGTAGTAATACGCCTCTAACCCAACCCAAAAATTTTCTTCTTTTTCATACATTAAAACATTATTGAGCCTATGCTTGGCTACCAGTGGAGCCTGTTTCTTGTCATTGTTTGAGTGTACGTTCACATTGGCATAGGTATAACCAATGAAAAGCTTAAAGTCATTATAGGCCAGTCTGATATTGACTTCGGTTCCTTTAGTGTCAATATATCCATTAGACTGTGAAAAAGTGTAAAACTCAGTATTGGTAGTTTGTAGTTGTATGGGATCATTGATCCTGGTGTAAAAGAACAGCACATTGGTACTGAGATCTAACTCAGGCGTGATCGATGTTTTATAATTGATGTCAAGATTGCTTCCTGCCGAGCGCTCTGCCTCTAACAGATCCTTGTCTATAGGTAATACATTTTTAAACTGAATACGCTCAGTCTCTTCTGAGAATATAGTGGGTGTTTTATATCCTAAGCCTACACCTATGCGCATAGTAAGATTGGGTTTAGGAGAGTACATTACTGAGATTCTGGGTAAAGGAAAAAAGCCATAATCCGTTTGATAGTCGGCTCTAAGACCGGTCTCAATGGCTAGCTGACGTAGTGGGTTCCAGGTGTTTTGAGCGAAGAGGCCCCAAGTTGTGTAAGTATAATCCAAAGGTTCGTTTGTGGCTGCATCATTTTGCGTGAACTTATCTGTCCATAAATTAGCACCTAACACCAATTCTGATTCCTCTTGCCAGTTATTGTAGCTGACTTCACTGAATGAGCTGAATTGCGTGCCTGTGAAGTTATAGGTTGGAACGTTTATGGTTCTGTCATAGTAATTTAGGCTATTCTTTATCTTCAACTGGCTGGTTGAGGTGAATTTATGCTGGAAATTGAGCTGTGAGGATACCCTATCAGTCAGGTTTTCTTCAAAATATGCTTCCTGCGAGCGATCACCTTCTACATAATCCATATTGCCCCCAAGGCGATCTTCAGTAATGTAATTGAGGGCAAGATGAAGCTCAGTATCATCATTTAGATATAAAAACAGCTTGGGATTAAAAGTAAATCGATCAAACTTGGGTATGGCTGTTAAACCAATATCTGCGGGATCATAAGGAGTTCCTTTGTTATAAGATGAGAAAATGGTGGTTCCAATCTTCTTGTTTTTTTTAGCATAAAAGCCACTTACATCCAAACCTAAAGCTGAGGTGCCATTAACCATGAAGCTCAATTCTCTTTCATCTGATGGTGTTTTTGAGATGAGGTTAACAAGCCCGGCTATAGCTCCGCCACCATATAGCGTAGAGCTAGATCCTTTTATTACTTCCACCTGCTTTAAGTCTAGCGGAGCTATCTGCATAAGACTAAGCCCCCCGGAAAAACCTGAATAAAGAGGCATGCCATCTCGCAACAGCTGTGTGTACTTACCATCCAATCCTTGTATTCTGATACTGGAATTGTAGCTGGTGGCAGAGGTCTGTTGGGTCTGTATACCTGTACTTTCATTGAGCAGCATACGTATGTCTCCAGGCTTCATATTGCCTTTCTCAGACAGCTCTTCGCCAGCTATGAATTCTACTCGGGTAGGAATATCTTCTATTGTTCGGCTGGAGCGGGTTGATGTAATAGTTATTTCCTCCATCTCATGAGCTGACTCAGCAAGTTCAATAGAAAAGTAGTTTAATGAGTCACTAAGAGGAAAAGTAAGGGTGATAATAGAGGTTTTATAGCCTACATAGCTGGTGCGGATAGTTTGCTCACCATTGGGGATATCCGTAAATACTACTTCTCCACGTGGGCTAGTAGTTGCTCCTTTTTCAAGTTCCAGAAAGTAAACAGTAGCTCCAATTAGTGGCTCATTGGTTTCATGATCTTTAATAACTGCCTTGAAGGTGTTTTGGGCATAACAACTGGTGCCATATATGGTACATGCTATTGATAAAAATATAATATAGCGCATATTTTAGTTTAAATTTTGAATAATAGATAAATACTGGCATGTTAATCGACGCCAGTTTTAAAAAGAGTGGGAGGGATATTAGATCAAACTTGGAGGCCTTCCTGGAGGTGAGGTTGAGACAGTGTATCTATTTAAAGAATATATAGTTTGATGCTTAATTTCATCTTTATAAACCTCTGCAAATGTGAAAACCTCATGCTGCAGGGTGAAACCGGTACAAGAGCCACAGGATAAAAATGGAGAACAAGCTGATTTACAGGCATCAGCGTGATGTGAACTCTCGGTTTCATTAGGGGAGTGGTCAGATTCATTCTCATCATGGCAGCACGGCACTGCAGATAAGAATAGCACTAGAATAATCATTATAAAACTTATGAGTCTCACGGTGTAAATATAACATCGAGTAATTTGATTCCTACAGTTATTGTTATTTATTCATGAGGTAGTAAGTCTCCTCTGTTGATGCTCGACTGCAACTACGAACCTTCAAATGATCTGATATCGGACAGCGCCATTAGTACTCGTTTATAAATTACTGATAGAGGTAGCATTTGATGCTCTATGAAAGTATTACGAATAGGCCCTTCAAGACACTAAAATCCAATAAAAATATACTTGATCATTCCTATATTATAATTCTTACTAATTGCTACATTCATCCCAAATTTGAAATAAAAGAATGAAGAATGAAGTGATTTTTTTTGCGGTATTTATTACTGTCATATTATTTATAATACTCCTTGATCTACTGCTACTGAGCCGGAAATCTGTTGTGATGAGTACAAAAGAAGCGTTATCATGGAGTTTGGTTTGGATCGGGTTAGCATTAGGTTTCGCTTTATTTTTACGTTTACATGCTGAGTTGATTCATGGCATTGAAAATATGGAAGACTTAAAGAAGGTAGCATCCAAGTTTGCTCCTTTCCTGGTTCTGAATTCAGATAACTATCAAGAAAGCATTGAGTTATATCGCATCAATACTTCAACCAATTTTCTTTCGGGTTATTTAATAGAAAAATCGTTATCAGTAGATAATCTTTTTGTAATAATGACCATTCTTGCGTCATTCTCAGTGAGAAAGAGTGCTTATAAATCAGTTTTATTCTGGGGTATAATCGGAGCCATTGTCATGCGCTGTATTTTCATTTTTGCAGGTGCAGCTTTAATAGAGAAATTTGAATGGTCGTTATATATTTTCGGAGTATATCTACTTTACATGGGTTTTAAAATGTACTTGGATAGAAATAAGGAGGAGGCTATCCAAACTGATAAGCACCCAGTACTAAAATTTATATCAAAATACGCCAATGTGTTTCCCAGGTATGTAGGAAATAATTTTGTTTTAAGAATTGATAAGGTGTTTTATATCACCCCACTCTTTATAGTTCTGGTCATAATCGAATTCACAGATTTAATTTTTGCAATGGATTCAATACCGGCCATTTTTGCTGTTACAAGAGATCCATATATTGTGTTTTTCTCAAACATATTTGCCATTCTAGGTCTCAGAACATTATTTTTCCTATTAATAAATATTATAGATAAGTTTCATTTAATAAAAGTGGGGGTAAGTATACTTTTAGTATATGTTGGCTTAAAATTGATTCTACACGAATGGTTGTTATCGATCGGTTTTAAACCTGTATACTCTTTGTATTTTATTTTAACGATTTTGGTCTCAACAATTATATTATCGCTAGTCTTTCCCAAAAAACAAGAATGAGCATAGTATGAAATTTACTTGTTGATTTATAAGTCTTTAGTTGCTGTAAGTAAATACGATTTCAAAAAATGAATAAGAAAGTTATAAGAGCAAACTTTTTAGTAATAACGATAATACTGGTTGTTATAATTTGGGCAGTATCAGGTCTGATAATATATCTGTTAGCCGACAATTGGGTGGATAGAGAAACAATGGGGGATATGTTTGGTGCTGTGAACGCTTTGTTTTCAGGACTGGCATTGGCAGCTCTTTTATATAATCTGTTGCCGCCATGCTCGGTATGTAGGTATTATTGCCATCGCTTTTGTACATAGGCTTGCCTATCAGTTAAATTAGACTTTTAAAGTCGCGCAAAATGCTGATATTCATTTTTAATATTAAATTAAGTTAGATTGACCCAGTAATAAAATAAGGGAATGTTAATTTCAATTATTCAGACGTTACTAGCAAAGCGACACCCTTATCAGGCCTATGTCGTAGAATAATTATATCTAAGTATCCTCTATATTGGCATTCGATATGATTAAACAATTATCAACTCCCTTTATGCTGGCTCTAAAGGCACGTAATCTCACGGTAGAGATCCATCATCATTCTGCCTATCAAATGGTGTTATCAAATGATGCGCCATTTACTTCTACCATTAATGGCAAGCTATGTGAACAAATACACGGTTTCATCATCAAACCGCAGGTAAAACACCATTGTGTTGCAGAAAAAGGAACCTTAAATGTGGTGAATGTTGAACCTTATTCTACTGTTGGATTAGAGCTAGCAAGCAGGCTTCAGTCTAATCAGGATTTCTTGGTCTTCAACTCGCCATCCGAAACCAGTTCTTTCTTTCATTTAGAAAAAGAAACCTTTAATATATACACTATCATCAATGCACTCCTATCCAAAATACCTACTTTGGATTACGATGAAAGGGTTTCCCAAATCATTGAATACATTCATGCCAACTATGCAAACCAGGGCATCACACCCCAAACATTTGCCGAGATTGTTTTTCTTTCCCCTTCCAGATTAGCAGCTCTGTTTAAAGAACAGACTGGGAGCAGTCTATCCAAATATTTGTTGTGGACAAGGCTACGACATGCAATACTTCTAACCCTTTCAGATAAAGAAAGAAATTTAACCGATATTGCTTACGCCACTGGATTCTACGATCAATCCCAATTCAACAAGTACATGTATGAGATGTTTGGTATGCCTCCCAAAGCATTAAAACTGAACAGTGATTTGATACAGATATATTAATCCTTTTGAGAATCAATTAATTACAAACTACACATCAGCGTCTCGGTCATGTCAATACAGTGATTTGATACAATTTTGAGGGCTTGCTAAATATCAACTTTGTACTATCAATTTAAAAATAGTACAATGAAAGCAATAGCATATCAAAAGTTTGGCAATACAGAGGTGTTACAAACAGTAGAAGAAACCAAACCTTCTATACAATCGAATCAAGTATTAATAAAGGTGAAGGCCGTTTCTATCAACCCTATGGATTGGAAAATCAGAAAGGGTGAAATGAAACTGATGTCTGGCTCCAAATTCCCCAAACACACAGGTGTTGATTTTTCAGGGATCATTGAAGATCCGGGAACATCTCACTTTAAAAAAGGCGATGCAGTTTTTGGTGTAGTCAAAAACAACATGAAAGAAGGTGCTTTAGCCGAGTATGTGGCGGTTTCATCCTCTTTAGTCTGGAAAAAGCCGGTACAGCTGAGTTTTTCAGAAGCCTCATCTATTCCTATTGTGGGGATTGCTGCAGTTACAGCCTTACAAAAAATGGGTGAAATCAACCCACAAACCAAAATTCTTGTCAATGGTGCGACAGGTGGTTTTGGGATGTTTTTACTTCAACTATTAAAACAGCAAGCTGCTAATGTTACGGCCGTTACCAGTACCAAAGGCTTGGAGTATGCGCAAAAATGGGGGGCCAGTAGGGTAATAGACTACACCAAAGTAAATGTGCTTACACAAGCTACCATTTATGATATCATCATTGATCTATCCGGTAAGATGGGTTATGCCAATGCCAAACGAATAATGAAGCCCAAATCATTATTCTTAAACCCTGTACCACAACCCATCGATATCCCTGTCTCACTGATCAAAAACCTATTTAGAGGTAAAAAACACGTAGTGGTTCTATCCAGTCCATCCTCAAAAATCATGGACGTACTCCTTTCAGCAATCGAAAATGGCTTGCAAATAGAAGTGAATAAAGTGTTTCCCTTTGAGCAAACAGTGGAAGCCTACCAATATGCTGAAAAGGGCGGTTTTGTTGGCAAGTTAGCCATTGAAATCAGCTAATTGCTCTCACAGAACGGTGATTTGACACAAGTTTTCAGCCTTGCGGCAAACCACCTTTACGTCACAATTAAAATCAAAGAAAATGATAACGAAGATTGATAATTCCATAAAATATGGAAAGCAACAAGGTGGATTTGGGATACAGATTTTGTACCCCGGTCTGATCCGCCCCCAGTTAAAAGATACGGGGTTTGCCACCATAGGCAGAATAGATCAGGCCATCATTACCCCCGGCACATTGATACCCATGCACCCACATCAGAATGATGAAATACTTACCTACCTGCGAAGTGGAAAAGTAAAGCACCTTGACTCAGAAGGTTTCACAGACATCATTTCTAATCAGAAACTCATGATGATGAATGCTGGTGCACGCTTTTATCATGAAGAGAAAACCTTGATAGAAGGAGGCACACTGGAAGGCTTGCAAATATTCATCAGGCCGGAAACGGGTGGATTAAAACCCATGGTTCAATTTCATGACCTACAAGAAATCTACAGTATCAATCAGTGGCGGAAAATTGCTGGTAAAAGTGATGACTATCCGCTGCAAATCAGAAGCAATACCTGGCTGATGGATGCACGTCTGGAGCAAGGCAATGAAATCGAACTACCGAATGACAATTCCTATAACATCGCTTCCTTATTCTATCTACTGAAGGGTAAAATACAGGTAAATGAAGATACGATTATCACATCAGGGGAAAGTGTTTTGGTTGAAAATGAAAGTCCGGTTTTCAAGGCTTTACAGACAAGCGATATCGTACTCTTCACCACACAAACGGACGCTACTTGCTTTGAAGAAGGGATGTACAGTGGTAATCAAAAACAATTAATAAATCAAAGGTCAGTGATCTGATACAAGTTTGGCAGCAATGCTGAAAGCACCTTTGTATAATAAATTTTAAAACAAGAAGAAAATGAAATCAGCATTTATTACAGGAGCCAACAAAGGAATTGGCTTTGAAATCGCAAAACAATTATTACAAAAGGGATTCTATGTTTATATCGGAGCCCGAGACAAAAGCAAGGGTCAGGAAGCAGTAGAAAAACTGAAAGCTGAAGGATTAGTCAACACCAAGGCAGTTCAGATTGATGTCACCGATAAACAATCAGTAATGCATGCCAGAAGCGAACTTGGCAAGCAGATAACTACTCTGGACATCCTAATCAATAATGCAGGAATAAGCGGAGTTAAAGTAGACAATGAAGGAAATTTTATTGCCGAATCATTGACAGCTGAGAGAGCAACCATCGACACCTTTAAGGAAGTCTACGAAACAAATGTTTATGGCGTTGTGCGCGTTACGCAAGCATTTCTGGATTTACTAAAGAAGTCTTCAGAACCGAGAATCGTGATGGTGAGCTCTTCAGTGGGGTCACTCACACAGCAAAGCAATCCTCAATGGCCAATGTATGATTCAGCAAAATATGCTGTATATGCCTCATCCAAATCAGCTATGAACATGTATACTGTCCACCTGGCTTATGAACTTCGCGACACTCCATTCAGAATCAATATGGTCGACCCGGGTTATACCAAAACCGATTTCAATTACAACATGGGGTTTACCGCTGTAGAAACTGCTGCTGAACGCATCGCTAAATACGCCTTAATCGGACCTGACGGACCA
This genomic interval carries:
- a CDS encoding TonB-dependent receptor; translation: MRYIIFLSIACTIYGTSCYAQNTFKAVIKDHETNEPLIGATVYFLELEKGATTSPRGEVVFTDIPNGEQTIRTSYVGYKTSIITLTFPLSDSLNYFSIELAESAHEMEEITITSTRSSRTIEDIPTRVEFIAGEELSEKGNMKPGDIRMLLNESTGIQTQQTSATSYNSSIRIQGLDGKYTQLLRDGMPLYSGFSGGLSLMQIAPLDLKQVEVIKGSSSTLYGGGAIAGLVNLISKTPSDERELSFMVNGTSALGLDVSGFYAKKNKKIGTTIFSSYNKGTPYDPADIGLTAIPKFDRFTFNPKLFLYLNDDTELHLALNYITEDRLGGNMDYVEGDRSQEAYFEENLTDRVSSQLNFQHKFTSTSQLKIKNSLNYYDRTINVPTYNFTGTQFSSFSEVSYNNWQEESELVLGANLWTDKFTQNDAATNEPLDYTYTTWGLFAQNTWNPLRQLAIETGLRADYQTDYGFFPLPRISVMYSPKPNLTMRIGVGLGYKTPTIFSEETERIQFKNVLPIDKDLLEAERSAGSNLDINYKTSITPELDLSTNVLFFYTRINDPIQLQTTNTEFYTFSQSNGYIDTKGTEVNIRLAYNDFKLFIGYTYANVNVHSNNDKKQAPLVAKHRLNNVLMYEKEENFWVGLEAYYYSPQRLSDDETGQSYWIVGLMSEKTIGEHISVFLNFENFLDTRQTAFDTIYTGSIDNPSFRDIYAPVDGFVVNGGIKVKL
- a CDS encoding TerC/Alx family metal homeostasis membrane protein, with amino-acid sequence MKNEVIFFAVFITVILFIILLDLLLLSRKSVVMSTKEALSWSLVWIGLALGFALFLRLHAELIHGIENMEDLKKVASKFAPFLVLNSDNYQESIELYRINTSTNFLSGYLIEKSLSVDNLFVIMTILASFSVRKSAYKSVLFWGIIGAIVMRCIFIFAGAALIEKFEWSLYIFGVYLLYMGFKMYLDRNKEEAIQTDKHPVLKFISKYANVFPRYVGNNFVLRIDKVFYITPLFIVLVIIEFTDLIFAMDSIPAIFAVTRDPYIVFFSNIFAILGLRTLFFLLINIIDKFHLIKVGVSILLVYVGLKLILHEWLLSIGFKPVYSLYFILTILVSTIILSLVFPKKQE
- a CDS encoding helix-turn-helix domain-containing protein; translated protein: MIKQLSTPFMLALKARNLTVEIHHHSAYQMVLSNDAPFTSTINGKLCEQIHGFIIKPQVKHHCVAEKGTLNVVNVEPYSTVGLELASRLQSNQDFLVFNSPSETSSFFHLEKETFNIYTIINALLSKIPTLDYDERVSQIIEYIHANYANQGITPQTFAEIVFLSPSRLAALFKEQTGSSLSKYLLWTRLRHAILLTLSDKERNLTDIAYATGFYDQSQFNKYMYEMFGMPPKALKLNSDLIQIY
- a CDS encoding NAD(P)-dependent alcohol dehydrogenase yields the protein MKAIAYQKFGNTEVLQTVEETKPSIQSNQVLIKVKAVSINPMDWKIRKGEMKLMSGSKFPKHTGVDFSGIIEDPGTSHFKKGDAVFGVVKNNMKEGALAEYVAVSSSLVWKKPVQLSFSEASSIPIVGIAAVTALQKMGEINPQTKILVNGATGGFGMFLLQLLKQQAANVTAVTSTKGLEYAQKWGASRVIDYTKVNVLTQATIYDIIIDLSGKMGYANAKRIMKPKSLFLNPVPQPIDIPVSLIKNLFRGKKHVVVLSSPSSKIMDVLLSAIENGLQIEVNKVFPFEQTVEAYQYAEKGGFVGKLAIEIS
- a CDS encoding pirin family protein, which encodes MITKIDNSIKYGKQQGGFGIQILYPGLIRPQLKDTGFATIGRIDQAIITPGTLIPMHPHQNDEILTYLRSGKVKHLDSEGFTDIISNQKLMMMNAGARFYHEEKTLIEGGTLEGLQIFIRPETGGLKPMVQFHDLQEIYSINQWRKIAGKSDDYPLQIRSNTWLMDARLEQGNEIELPNDNSYNIASLFYLLKGKIQVNEDTIITSGESVLVENESPVFKALQTSDIVLFTTQTDATCFEEGMYSGNQKQLINQRSVI
- a CDS encoding SDR family oxidoreductase; amino-acid sequence: MKSAFITGANKGIGFEIAKQLLQKGFYVYIGARDKSKGQEAVEKLKAEGLVNTKAVQIDVTDKQSVMHARSELGKQITTLDILINNAGISGVKVDNEGNFIAESLTAERATIDTFKEVYETNVYGVVRVTQAFLDLLKKSSEPRIVMVSSSVGSLTQQSNPQWPMYDSAKYAVYASSKSAMNMYTVHLAYELRDTPFRINMVDPGYTKTDFNYNMGFTAVETAAERIAKYALIGPDGPTGKFFSEENNPETGEIPW